DNA sequence from the Remersonia thermophila strain ATCC 22073 chromosome 2, whole genome shotgun sequence genome:
AAGCCCCATCCTCCAGCAATATTTGCACTACTTTTTGAAGGGCCGAGCGTGCTGCTGCTATCAGGGTTGGTAGTGTCGTATTGCTCGGAACTCGAAAGAGCGGCGGTCCGGGGGAGACCCCCGAGCGCGCCGAACAAGAGGATGGTTGTTGTTATTGAACTTGATGAAGGAGAGGAGCCATAGATGGGACTAAGATGAGGGTTGGGGAGAAGAATGAGGCAGGACATTTCCTCATCGGGAGAGGGTTCAAGATGTGGGCGCTTGGTGAGGTTTAAGCCAGGGGTTGTCGACGATGCTGATCGCGGTTGCATGGCGTATTTGCTCGGCTAACTACGGTTCAACGTAAGCAGCCAATGAGCTGCATCTATTAATAGTCCATGGCTGCCAACATGCAAGTCGAACTGGGGTTTTGAGGTGAGATGCGCGTCACGCAGTGCATGTTCAGGCCCTCTTATTCAGAACTTTCTATGGAGTAGTTCGAGACTATCCAAGTCCGATGAATACCGAACCATGGAAACCGAAAAGCCGATATCATGAACACCTCTGTCATTATCCCTCAATCAAACCTTGGGACAACCCAGAGGCCGGTCGGTCGGTTTCCACCTTTTTCTCCCCCGCATCTCTCGCCCAACATCCGCGCAAGCCCATGGTACCCATTCACCAAATCCATCCACCTCTGCGATCTCAGGCACCTTTTCTCTCGGGTACCGTATCCTTCCCTTGTCGATTATGCCACTCTCCAGTTATCTCCTCCTCAAACCCAAGCCTCAACTTTTCATAACGGCGAGAATGGCCGGCAGCTGATAGCGATGATCCAAGCAAGCACGCGGACATGCGGGTTCTACGAGCAAATGTATTCCTTTGTCAGAACCAACCTCAAGTTTCAAACCTTGTTCCAATCAAGGGCTCCCAAAGAAGACTTCCCCCACCATGGGGCGCTTCAAGTTGAATTTGGGACGATTGAGGTTGGCTTGTTACAATCTCCGAACGCCCATGGAATGATTACCAGAGACAAAACGCCACCCAGGCGAAGAAACAAGGGCCTGCTATCGGAAGCTTTCATTACAACTAACCCTTTCGCTCTCCGTTAACCCGGACGAGTCTATGACCCAATGTGTTGTACTAGTTTTGCCTTCGCCTCGGGTCTCGAGACCTCAAACTCATAGGGCGCAACCACCAGGGTAGGTTCGCCCAATCCCATTCAGCCCTTGGACCCCTGCGCGGGGCGACCACTAACATGCCGCCACACAATCTTGGGCTCCAACGCCGGGTTGAACAAGGCTCAGTCTTGTCTTGCGCTGTTCCAATACCAATGCTACAAGTTTGCTGGGCATGCACCACTGGTCCACTCTTCTGCGGTGCGGGCGACGGGGTTTGGAGGTGTCTTGGCTACCATAAATCTCCATCCAACTTAAGGCTGGCctcctcaccccccccccccccttgtaTGTACAGTCTGTCTTTATATATGCCCTGCACGTTTCTTAGACCATATATGCGACCCTGACGGGTAACTCGACACCACGCTCTGTATACTAAGGATCCAAAGTTATGGGGAACGACATTTCGAGGCCACAAGCAGCCGCGACCGAGCCGGAGGCGCCCAGTCGTCAGGACTCGAGAACGTGTGCGGACATGCAACATCACCATCAACAAGAGTCCGCTCCGGTATTCAGCCTGCCGGGAGCAAACTGGCTTCTcacgccaccaccatccggcCGTCCCAAACGAGCAACGACCCCTGAGCATCGTGTCACCGACGCAAGACTCatcacgccgccgacctctgCGGGGACGCCCACCAACCCGCCAACCCCGACCCTTTCGCCGACGCTCCTCGGCACGCcgtcctctcctctcccttcgTCCCATGCCAACAACGCCAACAGCAGCACGCCAAGCGAGTCGCCATGCTCACACTGCTACCGCCCTATCCCCCAGCCCCAACGGCCGGTCCCCCAGCAACCGCAAGAGTCACAACCGCCACAGCCCCTCCGATGCGGCCACGTCCTCTGCCGCCACTGTCTTCGAGCCGTGCTCCTTCTCGCCCTCTCGACAGACCCGTTCGTCCCGGCAgcctgcccggcctgccGGGGGACAGCAGGCGCGCTTGCTTCACCACGAAGGGAGCACGAACCATCCCTCCAAGGGGAAGCCAAGGAAGACCAGCCGCCAGAGCACGAAACAAAGCAAACCAGCTCATccctcgccgctctcccGCTGGCGatcctcggccccgccgcaaCGCCCGCCGAGTTCCTCGCCTACGGCCTCAAGCTGCGCGAAAGCCGCACCCCGCCCGCGGCACGCCTTTACTGCCACGACAAGGTGGCGTGCGGGATGTTCCTTGGCGGGCTTGCGAAGCCGTGGATGAGGACGCGGGTGGCGGTGTGTCCGCTGTGCGGGGCGAGGACGTGTCGGAGGTGCGGGGAGAAGGCGCATGCTACTTCTTCTGTCCGCGGGGGAGGGTGTCCGGATGAAGTGGTCAAGGGAGAGGGCAAGGGGACCGAAACGGTTGAGGAGAAGAGTGCGACGAGGAGGCAAAAGAAGATGAGGTTGAGGAAGGCTAGGGGCGGAGCGTGAGATATGGAGCAGGGAGATCTGGCATGTCCCAGCATGGCGTGTGGCTGATGAAGGGCGGGCTGTATGATTAGCATTCTAGATGCGACGGCCGTGTGAGGCTAGCATGTTGCATAACTTCCTAGGGTAGACCATGCTTGGAAAGACTGGCGCCGTCCGTGACGGGCATCTGCTGAGCTGTAACTTGTGGAGCTGTCGCAGCATACTAGTATGTACATGATGGAACCGAACCCTCCCCACATGTAGGTGGACAGGAAGCAGCACCGACTCGGATGTCTTCTGCGGACACCTGCAGAACCTTAGCAGGCAGTGTCTTCTGACAGCCGACTGCATGCGCGCCATCTCGTCATCCGGGCGCAGAGAAAGTGCCTATAGACAATCGGACTATCGTGTATGACCGTAGTCTTGCATGTTCTTCTTCCTGTCCGGAAGGCCATGCAGATGAATGCGCCATGGCTTACACTTCCCACACGGTCTCCAGCTCGGTATTGCTAAAGAACAAGCCAGCGTACAAGGGGAAACTTGGCTGCCTGTCCTGGGAGCGCTGTTCGCGGTGGGGTTCTCATACTGCGTAAGGCATGGCCGCTCTCTCATAACCTACCTATGTATTGCGTACCTGACCTCCCCACACGTACTGGGTGCTTTCGCATGCCAAATGTGGGGATACTTTACCGCCTTGGGCGGGACCCGGACACCACGTATCTCTTGGGTGGTATACACCAAGTTGCACGAGCACATGAGGTGTAAAGATTTCGTGCTGCTTCATGCAGTTCTGTCCCAGGCCCTTTTTCACATGCCCCATCCCCACTCTCTCCAAGTCCCCAGCTGCAACCCCCCCTGCGTCATTCCCGTCTTCGCGGGGACCCCGGCTTGCCAAGCCTCCCGCCAAGTCCAAAACCACCGTTACtgagccgagccgagccAATGCCGCTGACTCTCCGCGGCTTGCACATGCCACAGCCGAGCTGGGTGGATTTCGTTTTCCCCAAATTCATCCATgtccatcctcgccgtccttaCACGCAACGCTGCTCacaccgcgccgccgtccgttTCTCTGATTGTCCCGTCCGCCCATGAGATAGATCGacacgccgccgtctttccgtttttttcttcccctaccaccggcctcgacgcgatcccgagcccgacgcgccgccctctcatcctctgctgctgctgctcctaGGTCCGACTCGCGGTTTGCCGAGGCACCATGTCAACCGCCCTCGAGTCCCTCAAGGTGCGATTCCTGTTGTTCTGATGTCAACACACGAGACGACGATCGCATGCTGACCGTCGCGCGCTcacaggtcgccgccgagcgcatcaTCCTCGACCCGAAATACCATGACATCCTCACCTTGATCAAGGGCGCCCGCAATGGCGCCGTCTACGGCACCAAAGTGCGCTTCCCGCATGCGTTTGTGTACGGAACCCTCCCAGACCCCCAAATGGCCCTGTAGCATTGCCATGGCGGGCCTTTCGATTCGGATACCGAGCTGACAGGCGCAACTCTTGGACGGCAGCATGATCATGCTCTTCCGATCAGGATCGTAAGCGTGCCCCTTTCCGGACTCGGCGACGCTTTAGCCCGCCTTCTGCTCACCACACCCACCTCCTCTGTCTCTAGATTCCGGGAAAAGATCCGCCAGATCATCCGCGCCACCAGGATTCACGCCAGAAACCTCGCCAAGTTCGCCTTCATCTACAAGGGCACATGCCTGTTGCTGAAGCGCTTTGGCCCGGGCCAGGGCAAAGAAGGCAAGCggaaccctccccccccccttcttgtCTTTTTGTCCCCCATTTCTAAGGCGACCAACACCTCCGCGCAAGAGGAACACCCACCACTAACCTGCCTTCCAGGCCCCTACGACAGCTTtttcgccggcctcctcggcggctaTCTCGTCTTTGGCCAACGGTCCCCGCGCACCGGCAAGATCTCGAGCGTGAGCCAGCAGATCGTCATCTACGTCTTTGCGCGCGTGGTCCTCgcgctggccaagctggccgtcCAGCCGGGCAACGCGGCGAGCCTGCCCGTCGTGTCGCGCCCGGGCACGAGCGAGGCCATCCGCCACCACGCGTGGCCCGTGTTCGCCAGCCTGTCGTGGGCCATGGTCATGCACCTGTTCAAGTGGcacccggccgagctgcagccgAGCCTGCGGAGCAGCATGACGTACATTTACGCAAACTCGGACGAGTGGGACGGGCTGAGGAACTTTATTTGGCATAACAAGTAACTGCCAAGCTAAAttcggcgtcctcgaggcagAAAGGAGGGGGTTGGGAGAGGGAAGGGTTCCAGTTCAGTACTTGGTACGGTACCTGTCGGGCATCTGAGGTTTCGATATGCTCTTTGGTGGACGGGAACAGGGGAGCGCGGTACGTGCGGTCATTCATACCATTCATGCCGGCGTTGATGGGTTGCTGGATGTTTGtgcttttttctttttctttttttctttttttgtgaagggggggaggttggggggtgggggcggGACGGTGGCATTACGTCTTCCAGCGTTGGGTTTCTTCTTGTCTTGGGTATGAGACGTTTGTATATGTATCCGTACGTATATATAATTCATGAGTTCCGTTGCGAGATGCAAGCTTCATCAGAGACTGGAGCACACTGGAGCGAGCATCGGGGTGAACAAGGTTCCGTCGAGCAACGGCGCTGATTTGTATTCTCTGCAGCTGGTACTTGCCCGGCACCCTGGGCTCTGCTGTGCTTCGGTAGGTTCGTTGGCTGTGTTGAGCGACCTCCAGCTGAACGGCTGAGATCGGGTGGCATTGTGGCATGTCAAGACGTCCAGAGCTTCAGCGCCCCTTCTCCCGGGAGGTTTCTTGGCCATGCCGGACAACCCAACACAGAATGGCACGAGGATGTCGAAGATGGGAATGGGTTGTTCGTATGCAATGTTGCCTATGCGTTGTTGTTCACAGACCGTTCTCCCAGACGCCGCTTCAAGCACCGCGCATGGAGATACTCCCGCAACACATCCGCCCAACACAGGCAGCGCAAATGGACCACAAAATCGCATCTATTATTTGACAAGAAGCAAGCCATCTCCAACACCAGACGCCGTTCCCATGCCGCCATTTTGCGAGCCGCGAACCCACCCTCAAGATCCACATAGCCTTCCCAAATCACACCAAAAGCACAGCGTTGATGCAACCATCGTTCTGCAAGGTGATGGGGAAGTTAGCCGACCATTTTCCTGCCTCGGGGGAAGGCGACAATAACGCACCTCTGGGTTGTTCGTGATCTGCGCGTAACGACCCCAAGCGATCTTGCCGGAGGCCGTGACGATACCCAGGTCGGAGACGTTGACCTCGATGCTGCAGCCATATTAGAATCGCTCCAATGACCTCAAATCCAAAAAAGGGGTAGGTAGGCATACATGGTACCCTTGGTCAGAACGCCCAGCTGCGTGTACAGCGGGTTGCTGGGGTTCTTCTTGACGCTGAGGATGGGCAGCTGAACCGTGACGTTGAGGGTCGGGTGCGTGACGTTGGCTTTCTTGTAGCGCAGACCCATGGGGCGGATGAAGCCTGGTGCATGTCAGTACATCGTCGCGGCCCAACAAATGGGAGGATGGACACGTACGTTCGTACTTGACGGGGCGCCGGGTAAAGTCGGGTCCGACAAACGTGGGCTGGTCACAGATTAGTATCCTTTCTTTGGCGGCAGCTGGCTGGATGCTTGCCAAAGCTCACCTTGGTGACGACGCGCTTCCACCCTGTGATGATGTTAGCAAGGGCCCGCGGTGATGCATAGGAAGCCCAACGGCAGATACATACCCTTCTTCTGCATCTTCTTGCCCGTCTTGACACTATCCGGCCGTCAGCACGCACCATCCCCCTTCCGTCATGCCGATTTCCCAGCGATCACGTACACCTTGaagagctcctcctcgctgaTACCCCGAACCTTGGGGATCGGCACCgagaacctcgccgccttctcggcgcgcttgcTCTTGATCTGGGAGCTGAGCGCCTTCGCAGACGTCGGGTTCGCGCGGTCGAGCAGGTAGGCCGGGACGGGGTCCGAAggctccttctcggcgggcttgccCTTGACGTTGCGCTCCTCGTGCTGCTTGATCTGCTTGCGCATCTGGATCTTTTGGGCGTGCCGCTGCTTGGCGTACAGCTTGGCCCGCAGGCCGCGCAGGTTCTGCGCATTCTCGCTCTGCTTGTggccctcgcgcgcggccttcttgcgcgcgcgctcctcgtggtcgaggcggcggccgtgaagCTTGCGGTGGCGTTCTGCGGGTTGGAAGAATCAACGTTAGACAGGGCATGCACGCAACGGAGAGGCGACAGTCGAAGGATGTCGAAAGGGGGTCGTCGAGTCCGGGATGggctggaggagagggggggacCGTACCGATGTACTCGTTCTGAGGCTGTTGTgtgggaaaaaaacaagcgGTTAGCGATGGTTGCATCCacgggagagagaagggaaAGGCCACCGACCATGTTGGGCGACGATGATGCTGTAGTGAATCAAGTGGTAAGGGACCCGTTGAGTAGGGATGAAGCGGGCAGAAGGACAGCGACCGTTGGGAGTCCAGGCCACGCTCTGCTTCGCTTTGAGGTTGTCGATAAAAAATCAACATGCAGCTTATCGACTCGGCAAGTGGCAGGATGTGGTGGGGCCCTTGCCGGTCGGTTCTGATTGGCGGTTGGTTGCTTGGTGCCCCACATGCCGGCGCGAGCCAGGACCAGCGCATGAGCCTCCGGAGGTCGAGGACCTCAAAACGACGGGGACTTCGTCGCCGGCAAATGACATCTGCACTCAAGGTCACATGTGGGGAGCGAGACGGAAACTGCCGAGAATGGGCGACTACAAACATGAACCCCGGCGACACGACAGAAGCCACGGCAGCGATGAGCGCTGAGGGGCTGGGCAAAGACCGGGGAGATGGCTCTAAGGACCCCAGCTGTGCGCGCCCAACCTTGCGTTGACGCTGGCGATAAAAATGCAAGTGCGGCGTGTATAACAGGCATGATTGACAACTACTAATAGGGGGGGAATGCCGAAAACCATGCTGACAAGGCAACTCTTCACGCCCAGGCAATGCGCTGTCCATGGCTCCCTCTACGCAATACTtcctggccaacgccgaAAACACCGGATGCTCCCAAAACCAATGATGACCCAACCTGATGTTCGCAAATGCACCGCACCTCCCGCCCGTCCAGTCCGTGGGGTATCCTGCCATCCCGATTGCGGATGCTTAGCTGCTCTTATGAGTTTCCATCACCACAACCACCCATCAGCGTCCAGAtttcgccctggccgcctccagTAATCTGCGCTTGCGCTCTTCCTTCTCCGCCTTGAGTCGCCTCTCGAGGGCCTCCTGCTCCATGTCCTCTAGCCTGGCTTGCCTCTCGGCCCTtgtctcctcttcctcaaTATCCGAGATGCCAGCTTCCATGTCCGAGTCATCTTCGTCCGAATAATACTCGTAACGTTTGGCAACCCCGTACCcggcctcctcttcttcctcgtcgtcgactaTGAAATCGTCAaggtcgtcatcctcctcttcgtaCCTCTTGGGGCGGCGTGACAAGGGTCCTCCGTATCGCGGAGGCCGTTCACGAGCCCGCGCCACATCCCCAGGTCGGCtggaggcgccgggcttcgaggcggacggcggagGGGCACGGGGGCGTGCGGTACCCGTGTAGCCTGTCGTGGCCAGGGCGGCtttcttgagcttcttgggctCCGCGGGCGGTTCTGACGCTTTCTTTGCGGCGGATGACCCGGACGCGGCGCCTGCACGAGCAGCCGGCAGCCTTGCGCTGTCCCGTGGTGCCTTCGCGGCATCCcggagagaggaagaagccccggcgacgcgcgccgccgcaacgTTCTTTTTGGCCTCCAGCTTTGCCTTCTTCGTCTCCTCTAGCGCGAgctccttgcgctccttggcGGTCAACGTCTTCTCGACTGTCTTGTGCTGGATCTTGACCAGTGCCTCCCGCCGTTCAGAGTTCGCCTTGGCGCGTGCCATGATCTCGGCAAACGACCGCTTCTTTGGCGGACCGGACTCCGTGGGGGACGGTCGCGATGGATTTGATTTTGCCAGCGAAGCCTTGTCGCTGCTCGAAGTCGTGACCCCGGCGGGGCGAGGCTTGGTGACAGGAGACGCCGGCTTCTCATCCGGCTTCCTCTTGTCGAGAACTACCTTGGAAACGGGGGGCTTTTTATCGttggcgctgctcgccgcggtGGAAGGCGGCTTGGTCGCGTTGCCAGACGGTCGGTCCGCGGGCCGGTCtgtgggccgcggcgccggttTCGAGAGGCTCCCGTTGTTGGAAGACGATGGTTTCGTTGCGCCTTCGCCAGCGCGGGGGGTCTTGCTGGCAGCAGGGCGGAGGTCATCCTCAGCCTTTCGCTTGCCTAATGAGGGAGTTGGGCGGGGAGCTGgggtcgatgacgacggcgaaggctTTTCGCCGGTGATGGATGCGAGAAGATCGAGGATCTGAGCAAGGGCCATCAGCTATCATCTTCAACGCGCAGCGGAGAGGCGTCTGCTCTTACCGCCATCGTATCGAGAATTCCGTGTGGTCGGTGGTGTGTTGGTTCCGCGTTTGGCGTAAACCCTCCCCAGCCTCACACCTTAATCTTGCTGCCAAGTCATCGAAACACCCAATCTTTGCGCTGGCTGCCGGATTCTACTGCTGGATTCTTGGCTGGTGGAATCGGGCGCGCTGGTTGCTGAAATTCGCCGGAGTTTTCGGGATTCTGCGGGAATTTCACCAGCGGAGGACGGCTGCGtcaaaggaaaagaaggggaaaaggagaagaagggaggCACGCGCTCTTGTCAACGACTTGAAGACAACAGTGGCTGGCAGCCGCTTTTATAGTTTGAGGGGCCACCGACGGACCCACAGTCTTGGCCCAATCCTACGACACCAAGCAAACGCGCAAGGCAAGCCTCAGGGGATGCTTCGGATCAGAGATGTGGCCGATTCCGGGAGCATTCCCATCTCGACCCACTCTTCCGAACCAAAAGTGCCGAAAGCCTTGGCAGCTTATGTCAGCCGTCAAGCTGCCTCTGCCTTGAACCTGCCCTAAGTTTTGCCGGATCAGGTGATTTGTGGGTCCGAAAATTGCGGGCTCACAATCGCCAAATTTGTAAAATAAATCGATCGGGTCCCGCGAACTTGCAACCTTGCGcccatcaccaccgacgACAGAACTAGAAGAGTCTTTCTCCGCCCAACTTGCGGTTAAACCTGATTGACCTCTCAGTTCTACAACCTCCTTCAAGTCAGTAGTCCCCCCACCCCCTACGACGTTGATTTCCTCGCTCCAAGGGTTCATATTCTTTGGCGCCTCGACCGTTGACCATGGACTAACACACCCGCCCCGCGCAGACCGTCAAAATGAAGCACCTCGCCGCttacctcctcctcggcctcgctggcaACGCCAGCCCCTCGGCTGACGACATCAAGGGCGTCCTCAGCTCCGTCGGCATTGAGGCTGAtggcgagcgcctcgagaagctcctCTCTGAGCTCGAGGGCAAGGACATCAACCAGGTTCGAATCCTCTTGTTGGGACGGGGTTCAAGAGCGATGAACTGACCCGTGTGACTCTACAGCTgatcgccgacggctcggccaagctcgcctcCGTCCCgagcggcggtgctgctgctggtgctgctgctggcggtgctgccgctggcggcgccgcggccgaggcccccaaggaggaggagaagaaggaggagggtacGTTGTCAACAAGATCCCCACGGCTTGCTGCACATTGCTGACATGCTGCTGCAGAGAAGGAGGAGTCCGACGAGGATATGGGCTTCGGCCTCTTCGACTAAGCGCCCCGCCATGGTCGCCAAAACAACAAGAGCTCTGGTACGGGCAGCTCCGGAGAAACCTGAGCAAGGCGCGCCCACCCAGCTGCGCCGTTCCTCGCATGTTTGCTGGGGCTTTCAGAGAATGGTTGGGATCGCTGCAGGGATCAGGGGCCCAGCCCTGCTACTGGCCTGCAGCGCTTGATAGCTTGGAACAATTGATGCGAAGGTTTCTTCGGACGTGACTTTTCCGCTGCGTTGTGATGTTGTGTCTCGAGAGGGGGCGAGCCGTTGCCTACTCTGGGGTTTCTTTCTGTGGCTGGACGAAGGGAACAAATCGACCCCTCCTCGGTAGGGGTTCGTTCATGTGTCCAGGTCGCTGCCGCAACACACGGCCGCGCTTACACTGGGTTCTTAGCCGTGGACGACCCGCCCGCTTTCCAGCGTTCGGCCTCTGTGTGCTTCAAGGATCCCGCAATGTCTCTGTCCTGCGGAGGGGGCAACGTGAAGACGCATCGGCTCGACAGAGCCTTTGCATTTGACAAGAGGGAGCTTTCCTGCGAAGCGCAGCCCGTCTTCCTTGTCTCAGCGTAATCGTCATTCCGAACATCCGAATCCCTCCACGGCAGGCCACCATCTTTCACGCTAAATCTTGCTGGTATCCTGCGGCTCAGATGCGCATTGCAGTTGCAAACCGCATCAATTCTGCCAATTTTGTTCAATTTGGCCGCTTTCCTGAAGTTACATCCCCCCACATCCGCCAACGGCCTCGGCAATGATGATTGGTGGAGACCCCTGGCTAGAACTCAGTTACCGTGCCAACGCGTCCGAAAAGGGGAACGACGTGGTCCCGCGGAAAGTGGGTCCCGCCCATGTACTTCACAGAGCTTGCTCACACAGCTCATGTcgcgtccttcttctttcctCATGCATCATGCATCCAGCAGCAGGACAGCAAGCATCAGACTCGCCCCAGACAACGCCATTGCAATTGCTTCATTTTGCCTGCCGCTTTAGCTTCAGCTACATTGACATTGCCCATTCCACGACTTTTTTGATACCCGCGGCCGTTTGCGCCCCCGCGATCGAGCAAGACCCCCCCCGGACGTGTCAACACGCCTCTCGACGTCAACTGACGCCCGAGAaggcgaccgccgccggagcacAAGGGGGTTTGTTATCGTTCTCTTTCGGCAGGTTTTCTGACGGCTTGATTCAGGAGCCGCCGACACCATGGTTGCCCCTGCCGCGTCGTCcggaggcgccggcagcgtctACACCTCGCTTGGCCGCCGGATGTCGGCCAgacaagcccggcgccgcgaaGCCGATGAGAAcgtcgcgc
Encoded proteins:
- a CDS encoding ribosomal protein P2, with product MKHLAAYLLLGLAGNASPSADDIKGVLSSVGIEADGERLEKLLSELEGKDINQLIADGSAKLASVPSGGAAAGAAAGGAAAGGAAAEAPKEEEKKEEEKEESDEDMGFGLFD